One Pseudonocardia sediminis DNA window includes the following coding sequences:
- a CDS encoding cupin domain-containing protein yields MTVVRHADRRRTETPNAVMTTLASPTLGGSGHALWQVRMDPGAAGPEHRMTGEQLWTVVDGAATVEIEGDGPSELGPGDTVVLPAGRLRRIVADERAGLSALVTGPGDARAELSDGTDRGTPGWIA; encoded by the coding sequence ATGACCGTCGTCCGCCACGCCGACCGGCGCCGCACCGAGACCCCGAACGCCGTGATGACCACGCTCGCGTCCCCGACGCTCGGCGGGTCGGGCCACGCGTTGTGGCAGGTGCGGATGGACCCCGGTGCCGCCGGGCCCGAGCACCGGATGACCGGGGAGCAGCTGTGGACCGTCGTCGACGGCGCCGCGACCGTCGAGATCGAGGGCGACGGTCCCTCCGAGCTCGGCCCGGGCGACACCGTGGTGCTCCCGGCCGGGCGCCTGCGCCGGATCGTCGCCGACGAGCGGGCCGGGCTGTCCGCGCTGGTCACCGGCCCGGGCGACGCCCGGGCCGAACTCTCCGACGGCACCGACCGGGGGACGCCCGGCTGGATCGCCTGA
- a CDS encoding MarR family winged helix-turn-helix transcriptional regulator, with translation MRAFQELIDELHVRLADDGFPDVRPTHGFVLQAVGPHGTTAVELGRALGVSKQAAGKTVAGLEAQGYLERGTDPSDTRRKLVRMTPRGHAVLTRSAAVLDELRARWADELGEQRVRDLEDALAAMTSGPSLRLDTPAWFGRG, from the coding sequence TTGCGCGCGTTCCAGGAGCTGATCGACGAGCTGCACGTGCGGCTCGCGGACGACGGGTTCCCCGACGTCCGTCCGACGCACGGCTTCGTCCTGCAGGCCGTCGGCCCGCACGGCACGACCGCGGTCGAGCTGGGCCGCGCGCTCGGGGTGAGCAAGCAGGCCGCGGGCAAGACCGTCGCGGGACTCGAGGCGCAGGGCTATCTGGAGCGGGGCACCGACCCGTCGGACACCCGGCGCAAGCTCGTGCGCATGACCCCGCGCGGCCACGCCGTGCTGACCCGTTCCGCGGCCGTCCTGGACGAGCTGCGTGCCCGCTGGGCGGATGAGCTCGGCGAACAGCGGGTCCGCGACCTGGAAGACGCACTGGCGGCGATGACGTCCGGACCGTCGCTGCGGCTGGACACCCCGGCCTGGTTCGGGCGCGGGTGA
- a CDS encoding MFS transporter produces the protein MADAAVHGDRHRGWVAPLCWSAVALEGFDLVVLGVVLPSLLREPAWGLTPGTASLISVVGLLGVMVGALSAGPLADLVGRRRAMLLTVVSFSVLTLLCAFATGPVVFGLLRFLAGLGLGGVLPVALAMVNEFGRAGRGGSATTTLMTGYHAGAVLTALLGIWVIPSLTWRAMFVIGALPALVLVPLVAARLPESLPGAGRVTPAERTGAARHNPVAELVRGGYLRSSIAFWAASFMGLLLVYGLNTWLPEIMRAAGYELGAALALLLVLNVGAVLGLLLAGRVADRIGIRTTTIGWFSAAALFLALLSIRLPGLGVYVSVLLAGVFVFSSQVLVYAWVSRHYPASVRASALGAASGIGRLGAISGPLIGGALLGAGVAYPWGFYAFAAVALLGAVAVVGVGREAAGDRDTADSTRA, from the coding sequence ATGGCGGACGCGGCAGTGCACGGTGACCGGCACAGGGGGTGGGTCGCGCCGCTGTGCTGGAGCGCGGTCGCCCTCGAGGGGTTCGACCTGGTCGTGCTCGGGGTGGTGCTGCCCTCGTTGCTGCGCGAACCGGCCTGGGGTCTGACGCCCGGTACCGCGTCGCTGATCTCGGTCGTCGGCCTGCTCGGGGTGATGGTCGGGGCGCTGTCCGCGGGGCCGCTGGCGGATCTGGTCGGACGGCGCCGGGCCATGCTGCTCACGGTCGTCTCGTTCTCGGTGCTCACGCTGCTCTGCGCGTTCGCGACCGGGCCGGTCGTGTTCGGGCTGCTGCGCTTCCTGGCCGGTCTCGGCCTGGGCGGGGTGCTCCCGGTCGCGCTGGCCATGGTCAACGAGTTCGGACGGGCCGGGCGCGGCGGAAGCGCGACCACCACGCTGATGACCGGTTACCACGCCGGCGCCGTCCTGACCGCGCTGCTGGGGATCTGGGTCATCCCGTCGTTGACCTGGCGGGCGATGTTCGTGATCGGCGCCCTGCCCGCCCTGGTGCTCGTGCCGCTGGTCGCCGCCCGGCTCCCGGAGTCCTTGCCGGGGGCCGGTCGGGTCACGCCGGCGGAGCGGACCGGGGCGGCACGTCACAACCCGGTCGCCGAGCTCGTCCGCGGCGGGTACCTGCGGTCGTCGATCGCGTTCTGGGCGGCCTCGTTCATGGGCCTGCTGCTGGTCTACGGCCTCAACACCTGGCTCCCCGAGATCATGCGTGCGGCCGGCTACGAGCTCGGCGCGGCGCTGGCGCTGCTGCTGGTGCTCAACGTCGGGGCGGTGCTGGGGCTGCTGCTGGCCGGGCGGGTCGCGGACCGGATCGGCATCCGCACCACGACGATCGGCTGGTTCTCCGCGGCCGCGCTGTTCCTGGCCCTGCTCTCGATCCGGCTGCCGGGCCTCGGGGTGTACGTGAGTGTGCTGCTCGCCGGGGTGTTCGTGTTCAGCTCGCAGGTGCTCGTCTACGCGTGGGTGAGCCGGCACTACCCGGCCTCGGTCCGGGCGTCGGCGCTCGGCGCGGCCAGCGGGATCGGCCGCCTCGGTGCGATCAGCGGGCCGTTGATCGGCGGCGCGCTCCTCGGGGCGGGCGTCGCCTATCCGTGGGGCTTCTACGCCTTCGCCGCCGTCGCGCTCCTCGGTGCGGTCGCCGTGGTGGGCGTGGGCCGCGAGGCCGCGGGGGACCGGGACACCGCGGACTCGACGCGGGCGTGA
- a CDS encoding glycosyltransferase family 87 protein → MRWDRSRAVRIGARAVMAAALVTAVALFVFGNPPLLRLLPSPLVPITHVDFDTFWRSARALVNGTGIYDTDAKLHNLNPPILSLLMAPLGMLDAVLAYRIFVTLTVLMVAGSVFAAARELRIGRFWTVVAVVSVLASSPLHGTLALGQIYGILLLGVTAGWIAERRGHPVLAAVLYGVTVAIKPSLAPLLLLPLVQRCWPAFRAGVAAAAVTTLAGLVAAGFSTGPQWLRMALTEPVATVLDNAALPGLAIRWGLPSLVGTLVGVALMIGTLVFFGIRTVRHGTSAAYGTDPAGVAPWAVLATGLLTAPISWHNYLILLWPGLLVVVASGRAGDARRVVVGALLALAFIPITWSDLWAPGDPLTPAGQALYSAILLACWLTLLRPATGPWWPDTAPGSGTGDPFRSAEVTARPSG, encoded by the coding sequence GTGCGGTGGGACCGCTCCCGGGCGGTGCGGATCGGTGCCCGGGCGGTCATGGCGGCCGCGCTGGTCACCGCCGTCGCCCTGTTCGTGTTCGGCAACCCGCCGCTGCTGCGGCTGCTGCCGAGCCCGCTCGTCCCGATCACCCACGTCGACTTCGACACGTTCTGGCGCTCCGCCCGCGCGCTGGTGAACGGCACCGGGATCTACGACACCGACGCGAAGCTGCACAACCTGAACCCGCCGATCCTGTCGCTGCTGATGGCGCCGCTGGGGATGCTCGACGCCGTCCTCGCCTACCGGATCTTCGTGACGCTCACCGTCCTGATGGTGGCCGGTTCTGTGTTCGCCGCGGCCCGCGAGCTGCGGATCGGCCGGTTCTGGACGGTCGTCGCGGTCGTGTCGGTGCTGGCGTCGTCGCCCTTGCACGGGACGCTCGCGCTCGGGCAGATCTACGGGATCCTGCTGCTCGGGGTGACGGCCGGCTGGATCGCCGAGCGCCGCGGTCACCCGGTCCTGGCCGCCGTGCTCTACGGCGTCACCGTGGCGATCAAGCCGTCGCTGGCGCCGTTGCTGCTGCTCCCGCTGGTGCAGCGCTGCTGGCCGGCGTTCCGCGCCGGGGTGGCCGCCGCCGCCGTGACGACGCTGGCCGGGCTGGTCGCCGCCGGGTTCTCCACCGGCCCGCAGTGGCTGCGGATGGCGCTGACCGAGCCCGTCGCCACCGTGCTGGACAACGCCGCACTGCCCGGCCTCGCGATCCGCTGGGGGCTGCCGTCGCTGGTCGGGACGCTCGTCGGCGTCGCGCTGATGATCGGCACGCTCGTGTTCTTCGGGATCCGGACGGTGCGCCACGGGACGAGCGCCGCGTACGGCACCGACCCGGCGGGCGTCGCGCCCTGGGCGGTGCTGGCCACCGGCCTGCTCACCGCGCCGATCTCCTGGCACAACTACCTGATCCTGTTGTGGCCCGGGTTGCTGGTCGTCGTCGCCTCCGGGCGCGCCGGGGACGCCCGGCGGGTGGTGGTCGGGGCGCTGCTGGCGCTCGCGTTCATCCCGATCACCTGGAGCGACCTCTGGGCTCCGGGCGACCCGCTCACCCCCGCAGGCCAGGCGCTGTACTCGGCGATCCTCCTCGCGTGCTGGCTGACGCTGCTCCGCCCGGCGACCGGTCCCTGGTGGCCCGATACCGCACCCGGCTCCGGTACGGGGGATCCCTTCCGTTCTGCGGAAGTCACCGCGCGCCCGTCCGGGTAG
- a CDS encoding co-chaperone YbbN, with amino-acid sequence MSRPDPRQQAQRSAMSSAMAGAIDLSALKARSEAANRPQPPGGGGGAGGGQASPWVVDATEQGFQNDVLEKSLEVPVVIELWAGRYPREEQLSSELERLATNGGGAWVLARVDIDTAPRIAQAFGVQQVPMVVVVVGGQPVDAVNGAMPDAQASQWVTSLLDALRERMPAIAEGEARATTGEPAEPEEEPEDPRFTAAEDALEEGDYAAAEAAYQAILNVEPANEQATAALAQVRFLARAEQADPAAIERANAAPDDVDAQLAAADAEMAGDDVEAAFNRLVATVGRTGGEDRDRAREHLVSLFELFPADDPRVSTARRALARALF; translated from the coding sequence GTGTCTCGCCCAGATCCACGTCAGCAGGCCCAGCGGTCGGCGATGTCGTCGGCCATGGCCGGAGCGATCGACCTCTCGGCGCTGAAGGCGCGTTCGGAGGCCGCGAACCGGCCCCAGCCACCGGGTGGTGGCGGAGGCGCCGGTGGGGGACAGGCGAGCCCGTGGGTCGTCGACGCCACCGAGCAGGGCTTCCAGAACGACGTCCTCGAGAAGTCGCTCGAGGTTCCCGTCGTCATCGAGCTCTGGGCCGGTCGCTACCCGCGCGAGGAGCAGCTGTCCTCGGAGCTGGAGCGTCTCGCCACGAACGGCGGCGGGGCCTGGGTGCTGGCCCGGGTGGACATCGACACCGCCCCGCGGATCGCGCAGGCCTTCGGCGTACAGCAGGTCCCGATGGTCGTCGTGGTCGTCGGTGGTCAGCCGGTGGACGCGGTCAACGGCGCGATGCCCGACGCGCAGGCCTCCCAGTGGGTCACCTCGCTGCTCGACGCGCTGCGCGAGCGGATGCCGGCCATCGCCGAGGGGGAGGCCCGGGCCACCACCGGCGAGCCCGCGGAGCCCGAGGAGGAGCCGGAGGACCCGCGCTTCACCGCGGCCGAGGACGCCCTCGAGGAGGGTGACTACGCCGCCGCCGAGGCCGCCTACCAGGCGATCCTGAACGTCGAGCCGGCGAACGAGCAGGCCACCGCGGCCCTGGCCCAGGTGCGTTTCCTGGCCCGCGCCGAGCAGGCCGACCCGGCGGCGATCGAGCGTGCGAACGCCGCCCCGGACGACGTCGACGCCCAGCTCGCCGCCGCCGACGCCGAGATGGCCGGCGACGACGTCGAGGCCGCGTTCAACCGTCTGGTGGCCACCGTCGGCCGTACCGGGGGCGAGGACCGGGACCGCGCACGCGAGCACCTGGTCAGCCTGTTCGAGCTGTTCCCCGCGGACGACCCCCGGGTGAGCACGGCCCGGCGGGCACTGGCCCGCGCGCTGTTCTGA
- a CDS encoding alpha/beta fold hydrolase: MTAPRFVLVHGAWHRGACWSAVVDELGARGFAAIAPDLPSDVSGQGAQAYADAVLDAIDQDAAGRDDPDPGPVVLVGHSLGGLTVPVVAERLGTGRVAALVLLAAMTPVPGTSFIGRMRTEELMVPGYDAGVRRGEDGTTYFPVEDAPEGLYRGVAAESSDAAVAAAVADMRPQAWTVGKETTPLAAWPAVRTVSVVCSGDRVASPEAGRKDAATIGAELVELAGGHFPMITRPGELADVLAGIAAA, from the coding sequence ATGACCGCGCCGCGGTTCGTCCTGGTGCACGGCGCGTGGCACCGGGGTGCGTGCTGGTCCGCCGTCGTCGACGAGCTCGGGGCCCGCGGGTTCGCCGCGATCGCACCGGACCTGCCCTCCGACGTCTCGGGTCAGGGGGCACAGGCCTACGCCGATGCCGTGCTGGACGCGATCGACCAGGACGCGGCCGGGCGGGATGACCCGGACCCCGGTCCGGTCGTCCTGGTCGGGCACTCCCTGGGCGGGCTGACCGTCCCGGTGGTGGCCGAGCGGCTGGGCACGGGGCGGGTCGCGGCGCTGGTGCTGCTGGCCGCGATGACGCCGGTGCCCGGGACGTCGTTCATCGGGCGGATGCGCACCGAGGAGCTGATGGTGCCCGGCTACGACGCCGGGGTGCGCCGGGGCGAGGACGGGACCACCTACTTCCCGGTCGAGGACGCACCGGAGGGGCTCTACCGGGGCGTCGCGGCGGAGAGCTCGGACGCCGCGGTGGCTGCGGCCGTCGCCGACATGCGCCCGCAGGCGTGGACGGTGGGCAAGGAGACGACGCCGCTGGCGGCGTGGCCGGCGGTCCGGACCGTGTCGGTGGTGTGCAGCGGGGACCGTGTCGCGTCGCCGGAGGCGGGGCGCAAGGACGCGGCGACGATCGGCGCCGAGCTCGTCGAGCTCGCGGGCGGGCACTTCCCGATGATCACCCGTCCGGGTGAGCTGGCCGACGTGCTGGCCGGGATCGCCGCGGCCTGA
- a CDS encoding MarR family winged helix-turn-helix transcriptional regulator, with amino-acid sequence MTHHGSLPFDPIQRAADLWDERIGPSASMAAVTSVMRVQQILLSAVDGALRPHGLTFARYEAMVLLDFARRGSLPMRVMGERLQLHPTSVTNIVDRLQGDGLVRRVPHPTDRRATLVELTDDGRTRLAEATTAVTGIDFGLAGLSGEQRDELTGLLRAVRRAAGDFD; translated from the coding sequence ATGACGCACCACGGGTCGCTGCCGTTCGACCCGATCCAGCGCGCCGCGGACCTCTGGGACGAACGGATCGGACCGTCGGCGAGCATGGCCGCGGTCACCAGCGTCATGCGCGTGCAGCAGATCCTGCTCTCCGCGGTGGACGGCGCCCTGCGCCCGCACGGCCTGACGTTCGCCCGCTACGAGGCGATGGTGCTGCTCGACTTCGCGCGCCGCGGCAGCCTGCCGATGCGGGTGATGGGTGAACGCCTGCAGCTGCACCCGACCAGCGTCACCAACATCGTCGACCGGCTGCAGGGCGACGGACTGGTCCGCCGGGTGCCGCACCCGACCGACCGGCGGGCCACGCTGGTCGAGCTGACCGACGACGGCAGGACCCGCCTGGCGGAGGCCACGACGGCGGTGACCGGGATCGACTTCGGCCTGGCCGGGCTCTCCGGCGAGCAGCGCGACGAGCTGACCGGACTCCTGCGCGCGGTGCGCCGCGCCGCGGGCGACTTCGACTGA
- a CDS encoding helix-turn-helix domain-containing protein: MTTTSHGTGAVAAPPPGRVPDGRAPGGRAPGGRATGGRATDGRALLRAARRDRGWSQADAARELSALAERTGVTVAGPASLKTQLSRWENGHATPEPEYRALLGTLYDSAPAGLGLAAEGQVPAGQPGSLIGALAEAEALDDTALGLLREQVAATARLDHRLGPAGAADVLAAQVERLVTLADHVLSETLRRDLCALLAEAALLAGDLERDRARPVPSWSRYGTARAAALEAGRPDLAARARAGRAGLLLDMGEPDRARTLVGDADDAWSAVVRSAADAGGSGDVDGAGDAVAGSTVAGGEPAGEGTDGPGRTRIDAVRPGFTVEVDAIRHRRNLARASSGDEGACTALERAAGDDARPVRERAEASAVLALALRRAGRADDAVTHARRADLLALRIGAPRIAALVAEMLGPGTQTSTAPARSSSAAR; the protein is encoded by the coding sequence GTGACGACCACGAGCCACGGAACCGGAGCTGTCGCGGCCCCGCCACCGGGGCGTGTCCCCGACGGACGGGCGCCCGGCGGGCGGGCGCCCGGCGGGCGGGCGACCGGCGGGCGGGCGACCGACGGACGGGCGCTGCTGCGGGCCGCCCGGCGGGACCGCGGCTGGTCACAGGCCGACGCCGCGCGCGAGCTCTCCGCCCTGGCCGAGCGCACGGGGGTCACCGTCGCCGGACCGGCGAGCCTGAAGACGCAGCTGTCCCGCTGGGAGAACGGGCACGCGACCCCCGAGCCCGAGTACCGCGCACTGCTCGGGACCCTCTACGACAGCGCTCCGGCCGGCCTCGGGCTCGCCGCGGAGGGGCAGGTCCCGGCGGGGCAGCCCGGGTCGCTGATCGGAGCGCTCGCCGAGGCCGAGGCACTCGACGACACGGCGCTCGGCCTGCTCCGTGAACAGGTCGCGGCCACCGCCCGGCTCGACCACCGGCTGGGCCCCGCCGGTGCCGCGGACGTGCTCGCCGCCCAGGTCGAGCGGCTGGTCACGCTGGCCGACCACGTCCTGTCCGAGACCCTCCGGCGGGATCTCTGCGCGCTGCTGGCCGAGGCCGCGCTGCTGGCCGGGGACCTGGAACGCGACCGCGCGCGGCCCGTCCCGTCCTGGTCCCGCTACGGGACGGCGAGGGCGGCCGCGCTGGAGGCCGGACGGCCCGACCTCGCCGCGCGGGCGCGGGCGGGGCGAGCCGGCCTCCTGCTCGACATGGGCGAACCGGACCGCGCCCGGACGCTCGTCGGCGACGCCGACGACGCGTGGTCGGCCGTCGTCCGCTCCGCGGCCGACGCGGGCGGCTCGGGCGACGTGGACGGCGCGGGCGACGCCGTCGCCGGCAGCACGGTCGCCGGGGGCGAGCCGGCGGGCGAGGGGACGGACGGCCCGGGGCGCACGAGGATCGACGCGGTCCGCCCCGGCTTCACCGTGGAGGTCGACGCGATCCGGCACCGCAGGAATCTCGCGCGAGCCTCCTCGGGCGACGAGGGCGCATGCACCGCGCTGGAACGTGCCGCGGGAGACGATGCGCGACCGGTCCGCGAGCGGGCGGAGGCGTCCGCCGTACTGGCGCTGGCCCTGCGCCGGGCCGGGCGCGCGGACGACGCCGTCACCCACGCCCGTCGTGCCGACCTGCTGGCTCTGCGGATCGGCGCACCACGGATCGCCGCGCTGGTCGCGGAGATGCTCGGCCCCGGAACTCAGACGTCGACGGCGCCGGCGCGGAGCTCGTCGGCCGCGCGGTAG
- the meaB gene encoding methylmalonyl Co-A mutase-associated GTPase MeaB: MPAAQDPLELVARAREGQQRAVAKLISLVENASPQLREVAAALAPHAGNAQIVGLTGAPGVGKSTTTSALVTELRARDLRVGVLAVDPSSPFSGGALLGDRVRMGEHATDDGVFIRSMATRGHLGGLAWATPQALRVLDAAGCDVVLVETVGVGQSEVDVARLADTTVVLLAPGMGDGVQAAKAGILEIGDVFAVNKADRDGARQTVRELKNMLHLREGAEAADHGTGTEPWTPRVLSMVASRTEGIDALADAVTEHRAWSESSGALRERRRRRAQSEIEAISLEQVRLRMEGLRGGSALPSLADRVLAGEIDPYRAADELRAGAVDV; the protein is encoded by the coding sequence GTGCCCGCCGCCCAGGACCCGCTGGAACTGGTCGCGCGGGCGCGTGAGGGGCAGCAGCGCGCGGTCGCGAAGCTGATCTCGCTGGTGGAGAACGCCAGCCCGCAGCTGCGCGAGGTGGCGGCGGCGCTGGCCCCGCACGCCGGGAACGCCCAGATCGTCGGGCTGACCGGGGCGCCGGGCGTCGGCAAGTCGACGACGACCTCGGCGCTGGTCACCGAGCTCCGGGCCCGTGACCTGCGGGTCGGAGTGCTGGCGGTGGACCCGTCGTCGCCGTTCAGTGGCGGGGCGCTGCTCGGTGACCGGGTCCGGATGGGCGAGCACGCGACCGACGACGGCGTGTTCATCCGCTCGATGGCCACCCGCGGGCACCTGGGCGGTCTGGCCTGGGCCACACCGCAGGCCCTGCGGGTGCTCGACGCGGCCGGCTGCGACGTCGTGCTGGTCGAGACGGTCGGGGTCGGACAGTCCGAGGTCGACGTCGCGCGCCTCGCCGACACCACCGTCGTGCTGCTCGCACCCGGGATGGGCGACGGCGTGCAGGCGGCCAAGGCCGGGATCCTGGAGATCGGCGACGTGTTCGCCGTGAACAAGGCCGACCGCGACGGTGCCCGGCAGACCGTGCGCGAGCTCAAGAACATGCTGCACCTGCGGGAGGGCGCCGAGGCGGCCGACCACGGGACCGGGACCGAACCGTGGACGCCGCGGGTGCTGTCCATGGTCGCGTCCCGCACCGAGGGGATCGACGCCCTCGCCGACGCGGTCACCGAGCACCGGGCCTGGAGCGAGAGCTCCGGTGCACTGCGTGAACGCCGGCGACGGCGCGCGCAGAGCGAGATCGAGGCGATCAGCCTGGAGCAGGTCCGTCTCCGGATGGAGGGCCTGCGGGGCGGGTCGGCGCTGCCCTCTCTGGCCGACCGGGTGCTGGCCGGGGAAATCGACCCCTACCGCGCGGCCGACGAGCTCCGCGCCGGCGCCGTCGACGTCTGA
- a CDS encoding acetyl-CoA C-acetyltransferase, giving the protein MSGTVIVAGARTPMGRLLGSLKGFSGAQLGGVAIKAALERAGVAPEQVEYTIMGQVLTAGAGQIPARQAAVAGGIPMDVPALTINKVCLSGLDAIALADQLIRAGEFEIVVAGGQESMTQAPHMLGKSREGTKFGDATLVDHMQYDGLFCAFDQVAMGASTEKHNARYDITRADQDEFSARSHQRAAKAAENGVFDEEIAAVEIPQRKGDPITFSTDEGIRGDTTAEGLGKLKPAFAADGTITAGSASQISDGAAAVVVMSKAKAEELGLSWIAEIGAHGVVAGPDASLQEQPANAIVKACEKEGISPSDLDLVEINEAFAAVGVVSTRKLGIDEEKVNINGGAIALGHPIGMSGARIALHLALSLRRQGGGVGAAALCGGGGQGDALIVRVPKS; this is encoded by the coding sequence GTGTCCGGAACCGTGATCGTCGCCGGGGCCCGTACCCCGATGGGCCGGCTGCTCGGCTCGCTGAAGGGCTTCTCGGGTGCCCAGCTCGGAGGGGTCGCCATCAAGGCCGCGCTCGAGCGCGCCGGGGTCGCCCCCGAGCAGGTCGAGTACACGATCATGGGGCAGGTCCTCACGGCCGGCGCCGGCCAGATCCCGGCCCGTCAGGCCGCGGTCGCCGGCGGCATCCCGATGGACGTCCCGGCCCTGACCATCAACAAGGTCTGCCTGTCCGGCCTCGACGCCATCGCCCTGGCCGACCAGCTCATCCGCGCCGGTGAGTTCGAGATCGTCGTCGCCGGTGGCCAGGAGTCGATGACCCAGGCCCCGCACATGCTCGGCAAGTCCCGCGAGGGCACCAAGTTCGGCGACGCGACGCTCGTCGACCACATGCAGTACGACGGCCTGTTCTGCGCGTTCGACCAGGTCGCGATGGGTGCCTCGACCGAGAAGCACAACGCGCGCTACGACATCACGCGCGCCGACCAGGACGAGTTCTCCGCCCGCTCGCACCAGCGCGCCGCCAAGGCCGCCGAGAACGGCGTGTTCGACGAGGAGATCGCCGCGGTCGAGATCCCGCAGCGCAAGGGCGACCCGATCACCTTCTCCACCGACGAGGGCATCCGCGGCGACACCACCGCCGAGGGCCTCGGCAAGCTCAAGCCGGCCTTCGCCGCGGACGGCACGATCACCGCCGGCTCCGCGTCGCAGATCTCCGACGGTGCCGCCGCGGTGGTCGTGATGAGCAAGGCCAAGGCCGAGGAGCTGGGCCTGAGCTGGATCGCCGAGATCGGCGCGCACGGCGTCGTCGCCGGTCCGGACGCCAGCCTGCAGGAGCAGCCGGCGAACGCGATCGTCAAGGCGTGCGAGAAGGAGGGCATCTCGCCCTCGGACCTCGACCTGGTCGAGATCAACGAGGCGTTCGCCGCGGTCGGCGTCGTCTCCACCCGCAAGCTGGGGATCGACGAGGAGAAGGTCAACATCAACGGCGGCGCGATCGCGCTGGGCCACCCGATCGGCATGTCCGGCGCCCGGATCGCCCTGCACCTGGCACTGAGCCTGCGCCGCCAGGGCGGCGGCGTCGGTGCGGCCGCGCTGTGCGGCGGCGGTGGTCAGGGCGACGCGCTGATCGTGCGCGTGCCGAAGTCCTGA
- the mce gene encoding methylmalonyl-CoA epimerase, which produces MAPSDDALKPLVVAVDHVGIAVPDLDEAIRFYADTFGLVSTHEEVNEEQGVREAMLAAPGDATGATMVQLLAPLNESSTIAKFIDRNGPGIQQVAYRVTDVAAAGDALRAKGLRMLYDAPRRGTSDSKVNFVHPKDAGGVLVELVEPASAGH; this is translated from the coding sequence ATGGCACCCTCTGACGACGCACTCAAGCCCCTGGTCGTAGCCGTGGACCACGTCGGGATCGCGGTCCCCGACCTGGACGAGGCGATCCGCTTCTACGCCGACACCTTCGGCCTGGTCTCCACGCACGAGGAGGTCAACGAGGAGCAGGGCGTCCGTGAGGCGATGCTGGCCGCCCCGGGCGACGCCACCGGCGCGACGATGGTCCAGCTGCTCGCGCCGCTGAACGAGAGCTCCACGATCGCGAAGTTCATCGACCGCAACGGCCCCGGCATCCAGCAGGTCGCCTACCGGGTGACCGACGTCGCCGCCGCGGGTGACGCGCTGCGCGCGAAGGGCCTGCGGATGCTCTACGACGCCCCGCGGCGCGGCACGTCCGACTCGAAGGTCAACTTCGTGCACCCCAAGGACGCCGGCGGCGTGCTGGTGGAGCTGGTGGAACCGGCCTCCGCCGGGCACTGA